The DNA window TCCAATGTGTAGTGACGATAATAGACCTACTAGGTGTGTTAAATCCAGTGGATGCAGGAGATTACATGTAGGTAAATGTATCAGACCACGTACCTTGACGCAGTAGACctagtagaaatagtagatCTAGTTATTGCAGAAGATCTAGTCCTTCTAGAAGATCTAGCAGCTCTTGTAGACCTAGTAGAGTCTGTGAATCTACATCATCCAGTATAAGTTGTAGATCTTGTAAAGGGAGACGTTGAGTAGGTATACTACATCTAGTAGCTCCGTAAATAAAGCAGCCATAGAGATATCAGTCGACATGTTGGAATAGATGCAAAGGTAGCGGTGATATTGACAGGTAGCAGGTAAATGTTTGTGAGATGGATGAAATCCTTTGGAGACGGGCAGATAGGTATGTccctatatatatacatatatacctTTGGTACATGTTATAATCTTTTTGCCGTGGCTTAAAATCAACTTTGACGTTGAAGTCAAATCCCACTTAATCTTAGGCAAGCCTGGAACTTAAAAGCGCAGTCTTTGCCACCTTTCTGCTTCCTTATCTTTAGAACCAACTAGCTACCCGTCCATCCATAATCGCAGATTCACAGGCTTTCTTCCCCCTTCAAGCTAAAATGTCGAGAAATAACGAGCACTCGAATGGCTTTGAGCTTGCGGAAGCACCGCAACGAGTTCGAGACGCATTCGAGCGCCTACACGATGCAGAGCGCAACTCTTCGCAACTCCGCAACTTGACTACCAATGCGCTTTCCCCTCCAACAATGCAGCAGACGGCACGAGAAGATCGAGATGCCGTAGAATCCATCATCGAAGCCACGCTCCaagccaaggagaaggagctAGCCGCAGCCGAAGACATTGTCGCAATTCTCAACGAGGAACGGCACGTCGGAAGCCTCAACGTCACGCAGAACGGGTTACAGTCTGAGGTTGACCGGTTGGAACGCCTAATCACAGCCCTGAAAGGAGATTCTCTCGTTATCCGGACCTCTCGCCACGAACTCAGCGgcaagatgctggataaTATGATGTGGCCGCAAGACGGTGAGAGTACAGACTGGGGATATCTAAATCTGTTAATCAGCCACTGTAAGACACCTGAAGGGGCTAGACTTGCTCTGTTTAGTCCAAGAGATCCAAGCGCCCATGAAAGGTTTCGAAACAAGGTTCTGAAGGCATATGATGCAGTCGATGAGGATATGCAGTGGTGTGTAATCTCTGGCAAATACTTACCGGCGTCCACTGTGAGGGCAGCCCACATCGTTGGTTACAATGTGGGCGAACCTTCTGCGCGGCACCTGTTTGGGCCACCTGGTAACAAGAATGGCCACCTCATGTCAGATCATAATGGCATACCGATGTATGAAATGTACGAAAAGGCGTTTAACGACGCACGCTTAGTCATTCTACCTGATAGTGACCCAAAGAAAGGCTGTTGGAAAGTTTATTGCCTCGACGACCCCGATACCCATAAACCGTCGAAAGCGGTTCCATTCGGTCGTGAACTCCATGGGCGCTCGTTGCAGTTCAGGAACAACTTTCGCCCCTCTTCCCGATACTTGTACTTTGCGTTTTGTATGAGTATATTACGGAGACAACGTCACGAGGTCCCCGGTTGGTGGCGGGATCGCCTCGTCGATGGCCTGGGAAAGGTTTGGGCAACACCGGGCACTTACTTGCGCACTTTGACTCTTCGCAGCATTGCCCATCAAGTCGGCCATCTCACCAAAGAGGAAGCGGCCGTATTTACAGCCGACGCTGCTGAAGACGAAGGCGAGGATGATTGTCTCCATTCAAAGTTGATAGGGTGCGCTTATGCCTTGCAGAACTCGACAATGTCTTGGAACGGTACACTGGCTCAGACCGACGGAACCGAGAGcagtgaggaagaagatgatgaggataaTGAAGAATAATGGATTGAGGAAGAATAGATGCCTAATAAAAAGGTCATAAGAAGTGAAACCATGACTAAACCGGGGTATAATGGAAGCAGTAGATCTAGTAGATCTAGTAGATCCAGTAGATCTAATAAATCTAGTAGATTTAATAAATCTAGTAAATCCAGTAAATCCGGTAGATCTTGTAGAAATGCCTCTTGGAGACCAATGCTGTGAAATCTTTCGCTGAGGAATTGCTATGGCTGTCGTATTGGTTACTTGCGCCAAGGTCAGCCTACTGCTCTTGATGCAGACTTTCAACTGTGGCCTTGGATCTTGTCGTTGATCCCACTTGTCACATTCCTCTGCTAACAATCTTGCCATATCGCGGTCCCAGACAATAGTGAGTCAAACCTCCATCACAATGCAATTCATGTCAAGTCTCATTAAGCTTTCCAAGCTTACATAACGCAACCCGCTGGCTCCTTTgcgtcatcttcattgtCTTCTTCCCTGCCGTTGTACCAACTATCGAGCTCCATGACACAATTGGAGTTGTGTACGTTTCCCAAGCAAATGTGTCAACAATCCGTCCTTTGCTCTCCAATCCAATCTGTTGTCGACGCTGCACCATCTCTTTCAGTATTTGCCCCTATAATCTCACCTCTACCAAATCACAGCCAGCTCAAGCTACCTACCCGGCTCGCGTGGGGCAGCGCTTCACTAAAAACAGACAAGCCCAATCCATCACGCCGAAGGATTTCAGCCAGGGGTGATGCTCTTTAAATCCGGTGAACCGCGATTCTCGACTCCAATTGGCAACTTCAGCCAAATCACAACATGGCTTCTTACCTCCTCAGCCTCTTGGGCTTCGGGCCCAGGAGATCTGCGCCGCCAATTGTGCCGACAGATGAGGTCGCGCCGGTGCATCTCTTTGACGATACGGCCACGCTGCAGGGCTCCACGATGATGTGGACCTTCAGGTTTGACGAGGTTCTCGACGCCGACAAGCTGGGCAACTCGCTTTCCGAGCTCTTCCAGATGCAAGGGTGGCGGAAGCTGGGCGGACGACTCCGGCGCAGAGTAAATAACGACGCGCTATGCTGTGAATTGACGACAAGCACCAGCTAACTGAGGCCAACCAGCCTGATGGATCGACCGAGATTCACATCCCCTGCCCCTTTTCAGAGGACCGACCGCCGCTCTACTTCACAAAGGCCAAATTCGACGTGCGCATGTCGGAACACCCCGAAGCATCCAAATTGCCGAGTGCTCCAGACGGCTTGAAGCCAACGACGTTCCCCAGTCCGCGCAACCACAAGTCATTGGGCCTGGGGCCCGGATCGCCAACATGTTTTGACGACTACCTCTACTCCGATCATCCGCAGTTTGCCCTCCACGTGGTCAACTTTACAGATGGAACCTTGGTTTCCATCAACTTCAATCACCTAACCAGCGATCTCGCCGGgctcatggccatcatcaacgcTTGGCAGCTTGTACTAGCCGGAAGGCCGGAAGCGGTGCCCCCGTTCAAGGGCCTCTATGAAGACTCCATGGCTAATCTTTACAAGGCGCATACAACAGAAAAATATGTGCTGGCCGACAAGCAGCTTTCGGGCTGGAACCTCGCAGCGTTCGGATTGCGGCTCGTATTCGATTCCTGGTGGAATTCCCCCGTTGATTCCAGGCTGCTTTGCGTCCCCAAGAAGACAATGGACGCCGTTGTTCAGGCGGCCAGAGACCAGTTGCCACAGACCATGGACTCCAGTAACGATGGAGCCTCGCCTCGATTCATTAGTGAGAATGACATTGTCGTAGCATTGGCCACAAAGGCAGCCGCCCAAAACTCTTCCCCAAGCCGACCCATTACCGTCCTGCAGGCTGTCGACCCTCGCAGCCGCGTCAAGTCGGTTTTCGACCAAGACGCCGCATATGTCTGCAACGCCCCTGCTGCGGCCTTTagtttctgcagcagccaagaggcAGTGGACAAGAGCATTAGCGAACTGGCGCTTGACGGACGAAAGGCCCTTCAGTCGCAGGTTACAGAAGGGCAAATGAAGGCTGTGGCCGCGTTGGTAGCAAAAGCCATGGCGGACACTGGAAATCCCCCCGTCTTCGGGGATCGCAATTCGCTTCTGCTGGTATCATCCAACTGGTCCAAAGCCGCGTTTCTGGAAAAGGTGGACTTTGGTCCAGCAATCGTCAAGAGCCCGGAGAGTAATCGCCCTCGGGGAAAACCGGGGCATCCTGTTTATTACCATTGTCAGAGCATGGAGAGTGGCCTCGTCACTACGAGGGTCGTTGTAATTATGGGCAGAGACCTAGAGGGAAActtttggctgcttggtGATCAACCAAGTCATTTCTGGCCAGCGCTGCTAGCACAGCTAGAGAAGTATGCATAGGTTTCATGGAGTCCCAGATATCCTTTCCGAGTAACGCCCTCGCTTGAGAGCATCCTAAGTCTGTTTTCAGTTTATGTCAACCGTAGTAATTTTACCTAATTCACAAATCACATAGTACTTGCTTGTTGCTCAATGCGGGTCTTTGCTGCCATGTTTCGTGATTTAACTGCTGTCTTTCTGATCTATTAAATGTCCATTAAATGTCTAAAAATATGAGAGAATGGGCATGGCAATTGCAGCTGCTACCAAGTAGAAGCTTGCAAAAGCCACTGCGGCACCGTTCTTGGAGGATCCAGTCTTGGTGGGGCTAGCAGCAGTGGTGCTTCCTTGTGCAGGGCTTCCAGTATTGGCTGCTGCGTCGCCAGAAGCTGTGGACTGTGAGCTATcagagccagagctggatccagagccagagccggatccagagccagagccggatccagagccagagccagagccagagctaGAATCCTTCACGCCTGCTGCAGTAATAGTATAAACAGTTCCATCACCGCCGTTTGTATAGGTAAACACAGATCCACTGGCAGGAGCTGTTACGGTTCCTGCAGCGTTGCTCAGGGTAGCCGTTCCACTCTTGGGAAGATTGGTTGGCTTGTAGTAGGTGCTCACTCCGTCGAGAGAGTAGCCGAGGTCGGAAATGCAGTCGTACGTGTCCAAGTAGCTGCCGCAAGAATCAAAGGGGGTGTTGAGCTGTGACTCGAGTTGAGAAACATTTGAGAGTCCAATTAGCGTGGGGTCGGTGTCAGGGCAGATGTTATAGAAGCTGCGTGATGATTCATGGTTAGCATAGAGGCAGATGGACAAGGTGGAGTTTGAGATGCTCACGATGACAGAGCTCCGCTGATCTCGCAGCAATCGCATCCCTGGATCTGCTGAAGATTGTTGCCTGCATCAGGCCCGTTTGCGTTATTTGAACATGTTGCAGTTTCCTGGATGGCGTCCTGAACGGCGAGGAAGACCTTGCCCAGGTTGCAAGAGCACGCATCGTCAGCCTTATCGGGGGCCGGGAAGTATGGCACCGGCAGCTTGGCAATGGGGCATTTGAGGAAGTAGTCGATGATGTAGTCTTGATATTCGCACTCCCAGACTCGGTTCCAGCAGAATGCCGAATAGCAGTTGTAGTTGTCGACATAGTTCtggcagccacagcccaagATTTCCTGCTGGCTATTGTCCTTGTTTGCTTGGGCAATGCATGAGCTCAGGTTGtcatttgccttttttttgacAGCTCTCGAAGCCAGAAGAATCAGCACATCCGGTGCTGGTCAGGGTGGGCGCTGTGGCGGCAAGAACCGCAgtggaaaagagaggaagcaATGCTAGGCGCAACATGGTGTATTAGTTCTTACTGGTCTCGACACTCGTGCGTGTAGATGAAtcaggaagagaaaggaagaaacagGAAACGAAGCTTAAAAGGTAGAATCCAAACACCACGGCCAGCCACCTACAACAGAGGAGACACGCCCTTCCTGTCATTTCGGCTGCCCATGGCACGGCCTTTGGAGTCAGCCTTGGACTGCTTCGACCGTTGCCCAACTGGGCCagctgaaaaaaagagctccaTCGCCGGTGGATACGTACATTGACTGATTCCCAAATCCAAAAGTCCCCCATGCCGCAAGAGAGCTGCGCAGGGGACTTTTCAAGAGCCGCATCGATGCCGAGCGATCCGTATTCCGCACTGAGGGTCCTGATCCTTCTCCAGGTGGTCTGCGGCACAGCCAAACGGGCATGGATGGATTCACCGAGGCCAAAGACCCCAGATTAGCGAGTTGGTGAGGGCCACGAGATTGGCCAGAATGGCGGcgccgccatctttggcttcccGTGGCGTATCTGCGTTCCTAGGCCATGCCGTTTTGGCGGGTGCTAAAGCGCCGGCTTGCTTTTGCTCGGCTGAGGCGCGCGGAATTCGTTTGCCTTGTTGCTATACTTGATATGGATTCGTACAAGGATCGCCTATTTTCAGAGTGAGCAGTTAGCCTTGCCTCGTGGGAATCTAAACA is part of the Trichoderma atroviride chromosome 1, complete sequence genome and encodes:
- a CDS encoding uncharacterized protein (EggNog:ENOG41), producing the protein MSRNNEHSNGFELAEAPQRVRDAFERLHDAERNSSQLRNLTTNALSPPTMQQTAREDRDAVESIIEATLQAKEKELAAAEDIVAILNEERHVGSLNVTQNGLQSEVDRLERLITALKGDSLVIRTSRHELSGKMLDNMMWPQDGESTDWGYLNLLISHCKTPEGARLALFSPRDPSAHERFRNKVLKAYDAVDEDMQWCVISGKYLPASTVRAAHIVGYNVGEPSARHLFGPPGNKNGHLMSDHNGIPMYEMYEKAFNDARLVILPDSDPKKGCWKVYCLDDPDTHKPSKAVPFGRELHGRSLQFRNNFRPSSRYLYFAFCMSILRRQRHEVPGWWRDRLVDGLGKVWATPGTYLRTLTLRSIAHQVGHLTKEEAAVFTADAAEDEGEDDCLHSKLIGCAYALQNSTMSWNGTLAQTDGTESSEEEDDEDNEE
- a CDS encoding uncharacterized protein (EggNog:ENOG41), yielding MASYLLSLLGFGPRRSAPPIVPTDEVAPVHLFDDTATLQGSTMMWTFRFDEVLDADKLGNSLSELFQMQGWRKLGGRLRRRPDGSTEIHIPCPFSEDRPPLYFTKAKFDVRMSEHPEASKLPSAPDGLKPTTFPSPRNHKSLGLGPGSPTCFDDYLYSDHPQFALHVVNFTDGTLVSINFNHLTSDLAGLMAIINAWQLVLAGRPEAVPPFKGLYEDSMANLYKAHTTEKYVLADKQLSGWNLAAFGLRLVFDSWWNSPVDSRLLCVPKKTMDAVVQAARDQLPQTMDSSNDGASPRFISENDIVVALATKAAAQNSSPSRPITVLQAVDPRSRVKSVFDQDAAYVCNAPAAAFSFCSSQEAVDKSISELALDGRKALQSQVTEGQMKAVAALVAKAMADTGNPPVFGDRNSLLLVSSNWSKAAFLEKVDFGPAIVKSPESNRPRGKPGHPVYYHCQSMESGLVTTRVVVIMGRDLEGNFWLLGDQPSHFWPALLAQLEKYA
- a CDS encoding uncharacterized protein (EggNog:ENOG41) → MSEHPEASKLPSAPDGLKPTTFPSPRNHKSLGLGPGSPTCFDDYLYSDHPQFALHVVNFTDGTLVSINFNHLTSDLAGLMAIINAWQLVLAGRPEAVPPFKGLYEDSMANLYKAHTTEKYVLADKQLSGWNLAAFGLRLVFDSWWNSPVDSRLLCVPKKTMDAVVQAARDQLPQTMDSSNDGASPRFISENDIVVALATKAAAQNSSPSRPITVLQAVDPRSRVKSVFDQDAAYVCNAPAAAFSFCSSQEAVDKSISELALDGRKALQSQVTEGQMKAVAALVAKAMADTGNPPVFGDRNSLLLVSSNWSKAAFLEKVDFGPAIVKSPESNRPRGKPGHPVYYHCQSMESGLVTTRVVVIMGRDLEGNFWLLGDQPSHFWPALLAQLEKYA
- a CDS encoding uncharacterized protein (EggNog:ENOG41~TransMembrane:1 (i202-222o)) encodes the protein MRLLRDQRSSVIVSISNSTLSICLYANHESSRSFYNICPDTDPTLIGLSNVSQLESQLNTPFDSCGSYLDTYDCISDLGYSLDGVSTYYKPTNLPKSGTATLSNAAGTVTAPASGSVFTYTNGGDGTVYTITAAGVKDSSSGSGSGSGSGSGSGSGSGSGSSSGSDSSQSTASGDAAANTGSPAQGSTTAASPTKTGSSKNGAAVAFASFYLVAAAIAMPILSYF